AATGGATCGATGGAGGGGAGCCGGTACTTCAGGAGCATGCGCGCGCATTAATGGGGGCTATGGGTAACGGTGTGCTTCAGTACTTTGCTCGTTTTGCAAAACCCGGCAGTACGTTACTTTTCAAGACACCTGATGCCGGTCATCTGGATAATTTCTTCCATCTTTTTCCACAATGCAAGGTCATTATTCTTTACAGAGATGGCCGCGATACCATAGAGTCGTTCTCAAAATCGTGGGGAGGGAAGGGTGCTTTCAGAAAAATGTGTGAGCGTTGGTCAAAAAGAGTGGATACTATATTTGAGTTTGAAGCTATGGCCGGTAAGGCAGGATATAGTGACAGGATCATTACAACCAGGTATGATTATCTCAACGATAGTGCCAGGGAAGAATTGCCCAAAATACTGAAATTCCTTAACGTAGATGTAGATAAGTACCCATGGGACCAGATTGATGAAATACCCGTTTTAGGATCGTCGAGCTACAAAGGAGACCAGGGTGAAGTGCACTGGAAGCCAGTGGAAAAGGATGAAAAATTCAAGCCGACCCAAAAGTGGCTATCCTGGGATAAAAGTAAAAAAGATATATTTAAGAAGGCAGCAGGAGACAATCTTGTAAAGCTTAGTTTTGCCGAAAACAATGACTGGTAGGGGGCATGTTAAATAAGCTTACAAAGTCGTATTGGTTCAAATCGGGCTCTCTTACGCTACTCAACCGTATTTCCATAACCTTATTCGGGTTGTTGAATTTCTTCTTTCTGATTCGGATACTAAGCCCGAACGATTTTGGTATATGGGTAATATTTCTGTCTATTACAGGGCTTTCCGAGTCCATTAGAAATGCATTTATTTATAACCCATTACTGAGGTACCTGAACTCGGAGGATGAGGAAAACCATAAGCACATTATCAGTGCTTCTCTTTCACTGAACCTTCTGGCAGCATTTATCATTTCTGTAGTGTTTGTAACACTGGCATATACGGTTAACTACTTTTTTGAAGCCCCTGCATTAAAAGAGATGCTTCTGGTCAGTATTATTTCAGTATTTGGGTTTACCTTGTTCGCGCATTTTACATTTCTGCAGCAGGCTAACCTCAGGTTTGGCGGCACGGTGATCAGTACATTCTTTCAAAAACTGGTACTGATGGTATTTATTCTGTACGCCTTTATATCCGGGTATGAGCCGAGCCTGTTCGAGCTGGCTCTATACTTCAGCATTGGGTATGTACTTAGTTCATTTTTAGCTTATTGGTTTGCCCGAAGGGAAAGCACTTTTACTTTCGGGTTTGACAAGGCTTGGATCAGCAGGCTATTTCATTACGGAAAATACACGCTGGGTACTAATATAAGTACTATGCTTAATAAAAATACCAAGGAGTGGTTTTTAGGAGGAATGATCGGCCCGGCGTCTGTTGCGGTATTCTCACCGGCAGTTAAAATTACCAACTTATTTGAGATACCTCTTGCAGCCATTGCTTCTGTATTTTACCCTGAAATGATAAACCGGGTGAGAAAGGAAGGTATGCCTGCAGCCAAGTATTTATACGAAAGGTCAGTAGCCATTATTATGGTAGCCATTTTGCCCTGTGTGGTAATTATCTTCATTCTTGCCAAGCCGATTGTACTGATCATTGCAGGTCCCAAGTATCCGGAAGCAGTACCGGTATTGCAGGTCATGGTTCTATATGGGATTTTTGAACCTTTTCAGCGCCAGTTTGGCGTTACACTAAATGCTATCGGGAAAGCGCACATCAATTTTTACTTTATAATTGTTAGTTCTGCTGTTGGTATTTTGATCACCTGGTTATCCATCAAATATTACGGCATTATGGGTGCTGCTTATGGCACCATACTTACCTACGGACTGGGTGCTGCTTTTATTCAATACATTTTATACAGACAAATCGATGTAAAAACTTTGAATATTTTTAAATTCAGCATTCAGGTAATACAGCAGGGCTGGCATACGGTGGTTAAAACTATTCGGAATAAAAGTTTAAAGAATGGATGAGGTAGAAGAGGAAGAAAAGGAAAAGAAAGTAAGCACTTTGATTTACAGAGGTATCGTGATATCTTTTATTGTAATAGTATATCTCTTTATCTATATAAAACTCATGTTCTTTTAACAATGTGAAATAGTGATAATGGAAATTAATACAGTCAGATGAAGCAGTGGTTGTTCAACCGTATAATCGTTGAGAAGTTCAATAATGTTTTTGGATTTATTGTACTGACCTCTCTTTGTGTTTTATCTGCTTTTGCTATAGCCTTTATGGGCATTAAAGGTGGTGTAATCGTTTTGGCAGGCATTATTGGCATTCCGGTTACTTTATATAGCATTGCCAATAACAGATTCGGCTTTCTGATGATTATGGGCTTTTCTACTTTCATGTCATTTGTCAGTCGTATTACATCAGCGAATATTCCTTTTGGAGTAGGTATAGACCTTATTTTTACGCTGATGTTTGTCTGGATACTCCTGGAACAGATATTCTCCAGTGATCCCGGAAAATCTGATGACTTTTCACTTAAAAATCCGGTATCTATTGTTTTGTTCGTATGGACAGGGTACCTGTTACTACAGGCATTTAATCCTGCGGGTACACCGGCAGGGTGGATTTTTGGCCTCAGAAATATATTAAGAGTGGTCATCGTTTTTATTGTAGCGCAGCGTGTGTTTAACAGTCTTAAGGCTGTTCACCTCTTTGCCACATTTTTCATTTCGCTAGGCTTATTTGTGGCTATGTATGGTATTTACCAGGAGTTTGGTGGCTTACCTGGTTTTGACCTTAAATGGGCCACGGCAACTGATGAAAGGATAAACCTGCTATTTATCCAGGGGAAGTGGAGAAAGTGGTCTTTTTTATCTGACCCTGCTATTTTTGGTCTGTTTATGAGTTTTTGCAGTATAGTTTCATTTATGCTGGCATTGGGGCCTTTTAGCTGGCCAAAGAGGATCTATTTTACCGGTGCCGGTATGCTGATGCTGTTGGCAATGTTCTTTTCCGGTACCAGAACCGCATATGTTATGATTCCTGTCGCTGTTATTTTATATGTTTTACTCAATATTACCAAGGTCAAAACTTTAGTGTTTGCCTGCGTAAGTGTTATCCTCTTCTTAATTGTCTATTTTGGCCCGTTTTATAGCAAGCCTATAGTCAGGTTCCGTTCAGCATTTAATCCAACGGAAGACGCTTCTATGAATTTACGCGATTATAACCGTAACCGCATCCAGCCTTACATTCATGCACATCCTGTCGGCGGAGGATTAACAACCAGTGGTGTGTATGGGGAGAGGTTCTCGCCAAGTCACCCTTTAGCCGGCTTTCCTCCCGACAGTGGTTTTATGAAGACTTTATTGGAGGTAGGCTGGATAGGATTGTTTCTTGAGCTTACCATGTATGCTGTTATACTGGCCGTTGGAATTAACAATTACTATAACTCAAGAGATCCGATCATAAAGGCATATTATGCTGCTTATATTGTTTCTTTTTTTGCACTTACAATAGCACTTTATGCAAAAGAAAATATTGAACAATTTCCTCTTAACTTGATACTTTATGGTATTTTTGTTTTAATGTATAAAATGAAGCAATTTGATATTTATTTAGTTCAAAAAACTAATCGATCCCAATGAAAAAGTTAATCATCCTATTAATAGTACTACTGCCTCAACTAGTAAAGGCTCAAAACGTTGATTATAATGCTATTATATTACCCAGCAACGTTACTGATATCAGTTTTGAAGAAAAGCTGGTAAGATTGGCCTGGCAAAATAATCCTGCCACCAAGATTCTTGATTATCAGACTAATATTTCAAACATAGAGGTTAAGCAGGCACGTTGGAGCTGGCTCGATGACTGGAGGGTACAAGGTAACTTAAACGAATTTACAATAAATGAAAGTGCAGATGTTGGTGACAGAGCTCAGTTTTTTCCTAAATACAACGTGACGGGAATGATTAGACTAAGCTACTTCGTTGATATTCCTCTTGAAGTAAAGAAAAAGAAACAGGAAGTGTTGATTACAAAATCTAACATAAATATGCAGAAACTGGCCATAAGGGCTGAGGTGCTTACCCGATACCAAACCTACCTGATGAACCGTGAGCTGCTAAAAATACAAACGGAAATAGTAGAGGACCTTTATGCGTCATTGTCTCTTGCGGAACAACAGTTTAAAAATGGCGAAATAACTTTAAATGCTTACAACATACAGCAGGACAGATATAATAACCAAAGAGTGAAGCAAATAAACGCTCAGGGTGACTTTAATATCTCAAAAATTGCTGTTGAAGAAATGATTGGGATGAAACTTGAAGATGTTCAATAGCCCTTGACAGGATTTGAAAAAAAGCCGGTTTGAAGTATCAAACCGGCTTTTTTCCTTTCATAAAGAATGGGTTCATGGTTTTACGTACACTTCAATATATGCATCCTCAGGTATTCGTGGTGCTAAAAATTTATCTTCAAGCTTATAATGCTCTTGAAGACATTCCCTAACTGATGGAGGATAAAATCTGTTGAGCATAGGAATGACTTCAAATAAAACAAGGTCATACTCATGCAGGACTATTTTATTGCATACCAGGTCTACCTCTCTTTCAAAGAACGCCACATTTCGATGAAACCAAAGTGGTTGGTTTGAGCCGTGCTCCGGAGTGTAGCCTATTTCATAGGCCAGTTGAGTCAATTCAGACATATTAAGCACTTTCAAATCTTTCTTATCTTCCCAGGTATCTTTTAGCCGTTTTATCCCAGCAATTGTCTCTTCAGGCAAATAAACATTGTCAAACGACTTAAATGGTGTAGGCTTCCAGTCAGACCGGTCAGTGTCAGGCCCTTCAAATTCCTTTAGTTTCCAGGTTCTTTTTGTTACATAGTTGTAATTGACTTCCTGTTCTATTCCAAATACCCTTTGCATAATACGCTTGCCATATCGCCAGTAGTCATGAGACCATAGAAAAACTATTAATACAAGCAGGACTCCAAAAACCCATGTTTTTCTAAACTCAATACCTTTAAGTTGAGATACAATAAAAGCAAAAAAGAAGCTATGATAATAAAAATGAGCATTTGCGGGAATATAGGTAGTAACCTGAGCCAGTAATACCTGCACAATTAAAGCAAGAATAAATAGCGTAAAAAACAGTTGTGTTTTATTAGCAA
This region of Fulvivirga ulvae genomic DNA includes:
- a CDS encoding O-antigen ligase family protein, whose amino-acid sequence is MKQWLFNRIIVEKFNNVFGFIVLTSLCVLSAFAIAFMGIKGGVIVLAGIIGIPVTLYSIANNRFGFLMIMGFSTFMSFVSRITSANIPFGVGIDLIFTLMFVWILLEQIFSSDPGKSDDFSLKNPVSIVLFVWTGYLLLQAFNPAGTPAGWIFGLRNILRVVIVFIVAQRVFNSLKAVHLFATFFISLGLFVAMYGIYQEFGGLPGFDLKWATATDERINLLFIQGKWRKWSFLSDPAIFGLFMSFCSIVSFMLALGPFSWPKRIYFTGAGMLMLLAMFFSGTRTAYVMIPVAVILYVLLNITKVKTLVFACVSVILFLIVYFGPFYSKPIVRFRSAFNPTEDASMNLRDYNRNRIQPYIHAHPVGGGLTTSGVYGERFSPSHPLAGFPPDSGFMKTLLEVGWIGLFLELTMYAVILAVGINNYYNSRDPIIKAYYAAYIVSFFALTIALYAKENIEQFPLNLILYGIFVLMYKMKQFDIYLVQKTNRSQ
- a CDS encoding sulfotransferase family protein, which produces MIKSLSATAKKLFGSKLYNDIRANYLFRDLDSPYPLYPDTPFNMDWSSLSAAGPQSGANVAEVKAAYIVSPTQRSGTNFLSHMLDKHPELEFLSGADLPDEQCLYTYSEHLKQYAYKTVSTWNKWIDGGEPVLQEHARALMGAMGNGVLQYFARFAKPGSTLLFKTPDAGHLDNFFHLFPQCKVIILYRDGRDTIESFSKSWGGKGAFRKMCERWSKRVDTIFEFEAMAGKAGYSDRIITTRYDYLNDSAREELPKILKFLNVDVDKYPWDQIDEIPVLGSSSYKGDQGEVHWKPVEKDEKFKPTQKWLSWDKSKKDIFKKAAGDNLVKLSFAENNDW
- a CDS encoding TolC family protein; protein product: MKKLIILLIVLLPQLVKAQNVDYNAIILPSNVTDISFEEKLVRLAWQNNPATKILDYQTNISNIEVKQARWSWLDDWRVQGNLNEFTINESADVGDRAQFFPKYNVTGMIRLSYFVDIPLEVKKKKQEVLITKSNINMQKLAIRAEVLTRYQTYLMNRELLKIQTEIVEDLYASLSLAEQQFKNGEITLNAYNIQQDRYNNQRVKQINAQGDFNISKIAVEEMIGMKLEDVQ
- a CDS encoding flippase; this translates as MLNKLTKSYWFKSGSLTLLNRISITLFGLLNFFFLIRILSPNDFGIWVIFLSITGLSESIRNAFIYNPLLRYLNSEDEENHKHIISASLSLNLLAAFIISVVFVTLAYTVNYFFEAPALKEMLLVSIISVFGFTLFAHFTFLQQANLRFGGTVISTFFQKLVLMVFILYAFISGYEPSLFELALYFSIGYVLSSFLAYWFARRESTFTFGFDKAWISRLFHYGKYTLGTNISTMLNKNTKEWFLGGMIGPASVAVFSPAVKITNLFEIPLAAIASVFYPEMINRVRKEGMPAAKYLYERSVAIIMVAILPCVVIIFILAKPIVLIIAGPKYPEAVPVLQVMVLYGIFEPFQRQFGVTLNAIGKAHINFYFIIVSSAVGILITWLSIKYYGIMGAAYGTILTYGLGAAFIQYILYRQIDVKTLNIFKFSIQVIQQGWHTVVKTIRNKSLKNG